A single window of Granulicella mallensis MP5ACTX8 DNA harbors:
- a CDS encoding DUF1800 domain-containing protein, whose amino-acid sequence MRSQFPSFALRPITAGFLCLQFILPAGMYAQGQQMEAQSATMQESSMQKAGPASEPSNAYLSHDAAILQALNRFTYGPRPGDLERVRAMGLSTWFNQQLNPDSIDDKALDERLAIYPAMRLPLDKLMELYPTNGEIRAAMNNRVSVPGGAAEHAIYADQQERYRDKKKGKDVEEEGTAPLPMSPAEFLALQPEPRFKALCHLTLPQLKALRQSLSEEDRSRLTAGMTAQQIEAIAAFNGPRGVVMAEAIQVKLLRDIYSERQLQEVMIDFWLNHFNVYLQKNQQAAYYVTAYERESIRPFALGHFENLLKATAISPAMLTYLDNSESVGPHSSYATGLFTPQRKKPAASGLNENYARELMELHTIGVNGGYTQKDVTEVAKVFTGWTVGKRFKEDGENNLANFDPTKHEPGNKVVMGHTIKEAGSSEGFAVLKLLAGSPQCARFISTKLAIRFVSDAPPPAMIDRMTATFLSTNGDIRRVLLTMVNSPEFFTQGVFRSKVKTPLDYVVSAVRATGSNVESTAALSTAIADLGMPLYGHQTPDGYSMQSDAWNSTSALVSRMNFALALAANRVQGVTTDFDALLGPQATEMSPEIKDKTLEAKLLHVPVSARTEQLILAQTSADPQQQEAELRQVSAVKKRDPLLTGEARTKMGDSAREDTQAALAAGLIMGSPEFQHR is encoded by the coding sequence ATGCGCTCGCAATTCCCTTCTTTCGCTCTTCGGCCGATCACAGCCGGATTCCTGTGCCTGCAGTTCATCCTGCCCGCGGGCATGTACGCCCAGGGCCAGCAGATGGAAGCACAGTCTGCGACGATGCAAGAGTCCTCCATGCAGAAAGCCGGCCCAGCGTCCGAGCCCTCCAACGCGTATCTCAGTCACGATGCCGCCATTCTGCAAGCGCTGAATCGCTTTACCTATGGCCCTCGCCCAGGAGACCTGGAGCGCGTCCGTGCCATGGGCTTGAGTACATGGTTCAACCAGCAGTTGAACCCGGACTCCATTGATGACAAGGCCCTCGACGAGCGGCTGGCCATCTATCCGGCGATGCGGTTGCCACTCGACAAGCTGATGGAGCTCTACCCCACCAACGGAGAGATCCGGGCGGCGATGAACAACAGGGTTTCCGTCCCAGGCGGCGCCGCGGAGCATGCCATCTATGCCGACCAGCAGGAACGCTATCGCGACAAGAAGAAGGGCAAAGATGTTGAGGAGGAGGGCACGGCTCCTCTTCCCATGTCTCCGGCGGAGTTCCTTGCGCTACAACCCGAGCCGCGATTCAAGGCCCTCTGTCATCTGACCCTTCCGCAGTTGAAAGCACTGCGGCAATCCTTATCGGAAGAAGATCGTTCGCGACTGACCGCAGGCATGACAGCGCAGCAGATAGAAGCGATCGCCGCCTTCAACGGCCCGCGCGGTGTGGTGATGGCCGAGGCTATCCAGGTAAAACTGCTACGGGACATCTACAGCGAACGGCAGCTTCAGGAGGTCATGATTGACTTCTGGCTCAACCACTTCAACGTTTACCTTCAGAAGAACCAACAAGCGGCTTATTACGTAACAGCTTACGAGCGTGAAAGTATTCGTCCCTTTGCCCTGGGGCACTTTGAAAATCTGCTCAAGGCGACAGCCATCAGCCCAGCGATGCTGACCTATCTCGACAACTCCGAGAGCGTTGGCCCTCACTCTTCGTACGCCACGGGCCTGTTTACGCCGCAGCGCAAGAAGCCCGCGGCCAGCGGATTGAACGAGAACTACGCCCGCGAGTTGATGGAGCTGCACACCATCGGCGTCAACGGCGGTTACACCCAGAAGGACGTGACCGAAGTCGCCAAGGTATTTACCGGCTGGACCGTCGGCAAACGTTTCAAGGAAGACGGAGAGAACAATCTCGCCAACTTCGATCCCACCAAACATGAGCCAGGTAATAAAGTCGTCATGGGCCATACGATCAAAGAAGCCGGATCGAGCGAAGGGTTCGCCGTGTTGAAGCTGTTGGCCGGCAGCCCGCAGTGTGCGCGCTTCATCTCTACCAAACTGGCCATCCGTTTTGTAAGCGATGCTCCCCCACCGGCCATGATCGATCGCATGACGGCAACGTTTCTGAGCACAAACGGAGATATCCGCCGCGTGCTGCTGACCATGGTGAACTCGCCGGAATTCTTTACCCAGGGAGTCTTTCGCTCCAAGGTAAAGACGCCGCTCGACTACGTCGTCTCCGCCGTTCGGGCCACCGGCTCGAACGTGGAGAGTACCGCAGCCCTCAGCACTGCAATCGCCGATCTAGGCATGCCGCTCTACGGCCATCAGACTCCCGACGGCTACTCCATGCAGAGCGATGCCTGGAACAGCACCAGCGCGCTGGTCTCAAGGATGAACTTTGCATTGGCCCTCGCGGCCAACCGGGTACAGGGAGTGACGACCGATTTCGATGCCCTGCTGGGACCGCAAGCGACAGAGATGTCTCCGGAGATCAAGGACAAAACCCTTGAGGCCAAGCTGCTCCACGTTCCCGTCAGCGCCAGGACCGAGCAGTTGATCCTCGCCCAGACCTCTGCCGATCCTCAACAACAGGAGGCGGAGCTGCGGCAGGTTTCAGCGGTGAAGAAGCGCGATCCCCTTTTGACCGGCGAAGCCCGAACAAAGATGGGAGATTCCGCACGCGAGGACACTCAGGCGGCCCTGGCGGCGGGACTCATTATGGGGTCACCGGAGTTTCAACACCGGTAG
- the thiS gene encoding sulfur carrier protein ThiS: MLTDMTLQINGQTRSFPEPVPSTLDQVLLELGMKADRIAVERNGEIVPRTQWSETAVQSGDRLEVVHFVGGGSSASS; the protein is encoded by the coding sequence ATGCTGACTGACATGACGCTTCAAATCAATGGACAAACCCGCAGCTTTCCCGAACCCGTTCCCTCAACGCTCGACCAGGTGCTCCTGGAACTTGGCATGAAGGCCGACCGGATTGCAGTGGAACGAAACGGGGAGATCGTACCCCGGACGCAGTGGAGCGAAACTGCGGTGCAGTCCGGCGACCGGCTGGAGGTCGTCCATTTTGTCGGCGGCGGCTCGTCAGCTTCGAGCTGA
- a CDS encoding glycosyltransferase — MRVAQAVFGVFHHFELARELERRGHLERVYSTWPWSRLKRECLSRDKVKTFPWLHLPQLALQRSPFDLPALDDHLGYANALTFDLWTDLQFLRDLRRGKPSPDVLIAISGAGLLTGRHLQERGGLFVCDRGSTHQRYQENIVAEEYRRWGVERQVSDERDTVREEAIYAQADAITVPSSVAARSFVEMGVPASKVHTIPYGVRLENFHPTGEPAQDEFQVLFAGAAGLRKGVPYLLQAFAALRHPHKRLLIAGQVQEDLRTVLPNCPQENVEFLGAIPQSRLAELMSTSHALVLPSIEEGLALVQAQALACGCPVICSTNTGGEDLFSDGVEGFIVAIRDPEAITARLQQLADDPLLQAKMRAAALARVHAIGGWTEYGDRWERLLQNLLAKSARS, encoded by the coding sequence ATGCGAGTAGCCCAGGCCGTCTTCGGCGTCTTCCATCACTTCGAACTGGCCCGTGAACTCGAGCGGCGTGGACACCTCGAAAGAGTCTATTCAACCTGGCCGTGGTCCAGGCTGAAACGCGAATGCCTGTCTCGCGACAAGGTCAAGACCTTTCCCTGGCTGCATCTTCCTCAGCTCGCGCTACAGCGCAGCCCGTTCGATCTGCCAGCCCTCGATGACCATTTGGGGTACGCCAACGCGCTGACCTTCGACCTCTGGACCGACCTTCAGTTCCTGCGTGACCTGCGCCGTGGCAAACCTTCTCCCGATGTCCTGATCGCCATCTCCGGAGCCGGTCTACTGACTGGCAGACATCTGCAGGAACGCGGTGGACTCTTCGTGTGCGACCGCGGCTCCACGCACCAGCGATATCAGGAGAACATCGTCGCCGAGGAGTATCGCCGCTGGGGTGTCGAGCGGCAGGTCTCCGATGAGCGCGATACCGTGCGCGAGGAGGCGATCTACGCCCAGGCCGATGCCATCACGGTTCCGTCCAGCGTTGCGGCCCGTTCTTTTGTGGAGATGGGCGTGCCGGCTTCGAAGGTGCATACGATTCCCTATGGTGTTCGCCTCGAAAACTTCCACCCTACCGGCGAACCGGCACAGGACGAATTCCAGGTACTCTTTGCAGGGGCTGCGGGACTGCGTAAAGGAGTTCCCTACCTGCTACAGGCGTTTGCAGCGCTGCGCCATCCGCACAAACGGCTGCTGATCGCAGGCCAGGTGCAGGAAGATCTGCGCACCGTCCTGCCCAACTGCCCGCAGGAGAATGTCGAATTTCTAGGAGCCATTCCGCAGTCACGGCTTGCGGAGTTGATGAGCACCAGCCACGCTCTTGTACTACCCAGCATTGAGGAAGGTCTGGCCCTGGTACAGGCTCAGGCATTGGCTTGCGGGTGCCCGGTCATCTGTTCAACCAATACCGGAGGGGAAGACCTCTTCAGCGATGGTGTTGAAGGATTTATTGTCGCGATCAGAGATCCTGAAGCCATTACCGCAAGACTCCAGCAATTGGCCGACGATCCCCTGCTGCAAGCGAAGATGCGAGCGGCGGCTCTGGCTCGTGTTCACGCTATCGGAGGCTGGACCGAGTACGGAGACCGCTGGGAGCGGCTTCTACAGAATCTGCTGGCAAAGTCAGCTCGAAGCTGA
- a CDS encoding RICIN domain-containing protein, whose translation MRNRIFEATIVGKLFLCLTFVGLLALGTSAFAQNSTIFGPNVYVFTPSNSISSINSTLATLAGNGQFSTNRYAVLFAPGTYTGVESEVGFYESIAGLGQTPSAVNLSQGYLESNELINGNDTQTFWRSMENLEMTTPGSGTLQWGVSQGASIRRMLINNPVELTDSGCNYSSGGFIANTKITGQLNSCSQQQWYTRNSSLGSWTGGSWNMVFSGVSGAPAQSNPFGGGGSSHTVLATTPVSREKPFLYMDSSSNYWVFAPTYGTNTSGITWGSGGVGSGEAGTSLSISTFLIATPSTSLATINTALSSGKNLILTPGIYKYSGAINVTNANTVVLGLGYADLVPQSGTPALTVADVDGVQLAGFLIDAGPVNSSVLLQVGVKGAPRVNHATNPTTISDVHFRVGGATLGTCSEATEIDSDNVIIDNMWSWRADHGNGGTVGWALNVCNNGLVVNGDNVLATGLAVEHYEKEQVVWNGEGGETIFYQSEMPYDVPSEGAWMNGSVDGYASYNVAPTVANHVAYGLGVYSVFDQGVNIIANSGIAAPVAKGVTFHDMVSVTLSGGQINYTIASNNATVDNGGTTAGANSYVTSWGGTSGNCGGVPGTPGTPSGAGTSGSTINVSWSASSEGSNCTLSYNLFRSTAAGFTPSTSNMIASDLTAPSFIDSGLAATTTYYYVVQAVNAAGTSANSAQGNGTTITGSGGGTTEEPYGGTPAVIPGTVLAENYDTGGPGVGYSVATVNGSDNGYRSDGVDLETTSAGGGGNDIGWTATGQWFRYTVNVATAGTYNVTFTVASPNAVTDGLHLSNASGANLTGSVNIPATGGYQTWATVTASVTLPAGQQVLTWNQDNGGYNLYSVAFASSGSGGGSTLTTGVFYNLVNENSGSCIDDTGSGTANGTAVQQWACGGGTNSTQPNQQWEFLNGTASGYYYVANANAPTETWNVTGSGTTSGSLLQTWTYAGNPNEEWEAVPLGNGYYNFVGQGSGLCLDTPSASTANGVQLDIYTCNGTAAQAWKLVLP comes from the coding sequence ATGAGAAATCGCATATTCGAAGCTACTATCGTGGGCAAGTTATTCCTTTGCCTGACCTTCGTGGGGCTCCTGGCCCTGGGCACCTCGGCCTTCGCACAGAACAGCACGATCTTTGGCCCCAACGTCTACGTTTTTACTCCCAGCAATTCGATCTCGTCGATCAACTCTACGCTCGCTACCCTGGCCGGTAACGGGCAGTTCAGCACCAACCGTTATGCGGTGCTGTTCGCGCCGGGCACCTATACCGGAGTCGAATCCGAGGTGGGGTTCTATGAGTCCATTGCCGGCCTCGGCCAGACGCCAAGCGCCGTCAACCTCAGCCAGGGCTACCTGGAATCCAACGAACTCATCAACGGCAATGACACGCAGACCTTCTGGCGTTCGATGGAGAATCTGGAGATGACCACGCCGGGATCAGGCACGCTGCAATGGGGCGTTTCGCAGGGAGCGTCCATCCGGCGCATGCTGATCAATAACCCGGTAGAGCTGACGGACTCGGGCTGCAACTACTCGAGCGGCGGATTCATCGCCAACACCAAGATCACCGGCCAACTCAACTCCTGTTCCCAGCAGCAGTGGTATACGCGCAACAGCTCTCTCGGGAGCTGGACGGGCGGCAGTTGGAACATGGTCTTTTCGGGAGTCTCCGGCGCGCCCGCGCAAAGCAACCCCTTTGGCGGCGGCGGAAGTTCGCATACTGTTCTGGCGACCACTCCTGTCAGCCGCGAGAAGCCCTTCCTTTATATGGATAGCAGCAGCAACTATTGGGTCTTCGCACCGACGTATGGGACGAACACGTCAGGCATCACCTGGGGCAGCGGTGGTGTAGGCAGCGGAGAAGCCGGTACTTCCCTTTCGATCAGCACCTTTCTGATCGCCACCCCTTCCACGTCGCTAGCCACGATCAACACTGCGCTGTCCTCCGGCAAAAATCTCATCCTGACCCCAGGCATCTACAAGTACAGCGGGGCCATCAATGTCACGAACGCGAACACCGTAGTGCTCGGACTCGGCTACGCTGATCTTGTTCCGCAGTCTGGAACGCCCGCGCTCACGGTAGCCGACGTGGACGGAGTGCAGCTTGCCGGATTTCTCATCGATGCGGGCCCCGTCAACTCCTCGGTGCTTCTGCAGGTGGGAGTCAAGGGAGCGCCGCGCGTCAACCATGCAACCAATCCGACCACGATCAGCGATGTGCACTTCCGTGTTGGCGGAGCCACCCTGGGAACCTGCAGCGAAGCCACGGAGATCGACAGCGACAACGTGATTATCGACAACATGTGGAGCTGGCGCGCCGACCACGGAAACGGTGGGACTGTTGGCTGGGCTCTCAATGTCTGCAATAACGGATTGGTCGTAAACGGGGACAATGTACTCGCCACCGGTCTGGCTGTGGAGCACTACGAAAAAGAGCAGGTCGTCTGGAACGGCGAAGGTGGTGAAACCATCTTCTACCAGAGCGAGATGCCCTACGACGTTCCCAGTGAGGGTGCGTGGATGAACGGCAGCGTGGACGGTTATGCGTCCTACAACGTCGCGCCGACGGTCGCCAACCATGTGGCCTACGGCCTGGGTGTTTACTCTGTCTTCGATCAGGGGGTGAACATCATTGCGAACAGCGGGATAGCCGCACCCGTCGCCAAAGGAGTCACCTTCCACGACATGGTGTCGGTGACGCTCTCCGGCGGTCAGATCAACTACACGATCGCCTCCAACAATGCCACGGTCGATAACGGCGGCACGACGGCTGGGGCCAATAGCTATGTGACCTCCTGGGGAGGCACGAGCGGTAATTGCGGCGGTGTACCGGGAACCCCAGGGACACCCTCCGGAGCAGGAACTTCGGGCAGCACGATCAACGTGAGCTGGAGCGCCAGCTCTGAGGGGTCGAACTGCACGTTGAGCTATAACCTGTTCCGCAGCACGGCCGCCGGGTTCACGCCTTCGACGAGCAATATGATCGCTTCGGACCTGACCGCGCCGTCGTTCATCGATTCAGGTCTGGCTGCAACGACAACCTACTACTACGTCGTGCAAGCGGTGAATGCGGCCGGCACATCTGCCAATTCTGCGCAAGGAAACGGGACGACCATTACCGGCAGCGGTGGTGGCACAACCGAAGAACCCTACGGCGGAACTCCCGCAGTCATCCCTGGAACCGTATTGGCCGAAAACTACGACACGGGCGGCCCGGGAGTTGGCTACAGCGTCGCGACCGTCAATGGATCGGATAACGGCTATCGATCCGACGGCGTCGATCTGGAGACCACCTCGGCTGGTGGCGGCGGTAATGATATCGGCTGGACAGCCACGGGACAGTGGTTCCGCTATACGGTGAACGTGGCCACAGCGGGGACCTACAACGTCACCTTCACGGTTGCCTCTCCAAACGCAGTGACCGATGGGCTCCACCTGTCGAACGCCTCGGGAGCAAACCTGACCGGGTCGGTCAATATTCCGGCGACCGGCGGCTATCAAACCTGGGCAACCGTGACGGCCAGCGTCACCCTGCCCGCAGGTCAACAAGTCCTGACGTGGAACCAGGACAACGGCGGCTACAACCTCTACTCTGTAGCCTTTGCCTCCAGTGGCTCAGGTGGCGGATCTACATTGACCACCGGCGTCTTTTACAACCTCGTCAATGAGAACAGCGGTTCCTGCATCGACGACACCGGTTCGGGTACGGCGAATGGAACTGCCGTTCAGCAGTGGGCTTGCGGTGGAGGCACCAACAGCACCCAACCCAACCAGCAGTGGGAGTTCCTGAACGGGACCGCCAGTGGCTATTATTACGTCGCCAACGCCAATGCTCCAACCGAAACCTGGAACGTAACCGGCAGCGGTACCACCAGTGGCAGTCTCCTGCAGACGTGGACCTATGCAGGAAATCCCAACGAAGAATGGGAAGCTGTGCCGTTGGGCAATGGCTACTACAACTTTGTGGGCCAAGGCAGCGGTCTCTGCCTGGATACTCCGAGTGCCTCAACCGCAAACGGTGTGCAACTGGATATCTACACCTGCAATGGAACGGCAGCCCAGGCATGGAAGCTTGTGTTGCCATAG